From one Gossypium hirsutum isolate 1008001.06 chromosome D08, Gossypium_hirsutum_v2.1, whole genome shotgun sequence genomic stretch:
- the LOC107916463 gene encoding phospholipid--sterol O-acyltransferase isoform X1 has translation MTNDRETKKSTMGGDEREHRRLAMTLAAVLFLGTFQLGEGELKGDYSKLSGIIIPGFASTQLRAWSILDCPYSPLDFNPLDLVWLDTTKLLSAVNCWLKCMLLDPYNQTDNPECKSRPDSGLSAITELDPGYITGPLSSVWKEWVKWCIEFGIEANAIIAAPYDWRLSPSMLEERDLYFYKLKQTFETALKLRGGPSIVFAHSLGSNVFRYFLEWLKLEIAPKQYIQWLDDHIYAFFAVGAPLLGSTETVKGMLSGNTFGLPVSEGTARLMFNSFGSSLWMMPFSKYCRADAMYLKHFSGGIRKGPNAYQCEQKEFQSNYSGFSTNIINIEIPSTRGIDAYPSVSEFSQTNYSSMECGLPTQLSFSAREISDGTFFKAIEDYDSDSKRTLHQLKKSYHDDPVLNPLTPWDRPPIKNVFCIYGVDSRTEVGYYFAPSGKPYPDNWIITDVIYEIEGSLVSRSGNQVEGNPGPASGDETVPYHSLSWCKNWLGPRVNITRAPQSEHDGSDVQVELNVEHHNEDVVPNMTRSPRVKYITYYEDSESIPGKRTAVWELDKANHRNIVRSPALMRELWLQIWHDIHADSPSKFVTKAKRGPLRDDDCYWDYGKARCAWPEYCEYRYVFGDVHLGQSCRLRNSSADALLHYV, from the exons ATGACTAAtgacagagaaacaaagaaatcaaCCATGGGCGGAGACGAACGAGAGCACCGCCGTTTAGCGATGACACTTGCGGCAGTTCTATTCTTGGGAACATTTCAACTCGGTGAAGGAGAGTTGAAAGGAGATTATTCAAAGCTATCGGGGATAATAATCCCTGGATTCGCTTCAACTCAGTTGAGAGCTTGGTCCATTCTCGACTGCCCTTACTCTCCTCTCGATTTCAATCCCCTCGACTTGGTTTGGCTCGACACTACTAAA CTCCTCTCAGCTGTAAATTGTTGGCTTAAGTGTATGTTACTTGATCCGTACAACCAAACTGATAATCCAGAATGTAAGTCACGTCCTGATAGTGGTCTTTCTGCTATTACTGAACTTGATCCAGGTTACATTACAG GCCCTCTTTCTTCGGTGTGGAAAGAATGGGTTAAGTGGTgcattgaatttggtattgaggcTAATGCAATTATAGCTGCCCCATACGATTGGAGATTGTCACCATCAATGCTTGAGGAGCGAGACCTTTACTTTTACAAGTTAAA GCAGACATTCGAAACTGCTCTTAAACTTCGAGGGGGGCCATCAATTGTGTTTGCTCATTCATTGGGTAGTAATGTCTTCCGTTACTTTTTGGAGTGGTTAAAGCTAGAAATTGCACCAAAACAGTACATCCAATGGTTGGATGATCATATTTATGCTTTTTTTGCTGTCG GAGCTCCTCTTCTTGGTTCAACTGAGACAGTCAAAGGAATGCTTTCTGGAAACACATTTGGCCTTCCTGTTTCTGAG GGAACTGCTCGGTTGATGTTCAATTCATTTGGTTCTTCATTATGGATGATGCCATTTTCAAAGTATTGTAGGGCAGACGCCATGTATTTGAAGCATTTTTCTGGGGGAATCAGGAAGGGGCCTAATGCCTATCAATGTGAGCAAAAGGAATTTCAGTCAAATTACTCGGGTTTTTCAACTAATATAATCAACATTGAAATACCTTCAACCCGTG GGATTGACGCCTATCCATCAGTTTCAGAGTTTTCCCAGACCAACTACTCTAGCATGGAATGTGGACTCCCAACACAGTTGTCATTTTCAGCTCGTGAAATATCAGATGGGACCTTTTTCAAAGCAATAGAGGACTATGATTCAGATAGCAAGAGGACCTTGCACCAACTGAAGAA GTCATATCATGATGATCCTGTTCTGAATCCTCTTACACCATGGGATAGACCACCTATTAAGAATGTTTTCTGTATCTATGGAGTAGATTCTAGGACTGAG GTTGGTTATTATTTTGCACCAAGCGGCAAACCTTACCCTGATAATTGGATAATTACTGATGTCATCTATGAAATTGAAGGATCACTGGTCTCGCG GTCAGGGAATCAGGTTGAAGGAAATCCAGGACCTGCAAGTGGTGATGAGACA GTACCATATCATTCCCTATCTTGGTGCAAGAACTGGCTTGGGCCCAGAGTGAACATAACAAGAGCTCCACAG TCGGAGCATGATGGGTCAGATGTACAAGTGGAGTTGAATGTTGAGCATCATAATGAAGATGTAGTCCCCAACATGACAAGGTCACCTAGAGTCAAATACATAACTTACTATGAAGACTCGGAAAGCATTCCAGGAAAGAGGACAGCAGTTTGGGAGCTTGATAAAG CAAATCACAGGAACATCGTTAGATCACCAGCTCTAATGCGAGAGTTATGGCTCCAGATTTGGCATGATATTCATGCTGATTCACCATCCAAATTTGTTACAAAAG CAAAGCGAGGGCCCTTGAGGGATGATGACTGTTACTGGGACTACGGAAAAGCTCGATGTGCATGGCCTGAATACTGTGAATACAG GTATGTCTTTGGTGATGTTCATTTGGGACAGAGCTGTAGGTTAAGGAATTCTTCAGCCGATGCACTCCTGCATTATGTATAG
- the LOC107916463 gene encoding phospholipid--sterol O-acyltransferase isoform X2, producing the protein MTNDRETKKSTMGGDEREHRRLAMTLAAVLFLGTFQLGEGELKGDYSKLSGIIIPGFASTQLRAWSILDCPYSPLDFNPLDLVWLDTTKLLSAVNCWLKCMLLDPYNQTDNPECKSRPDSGLSAITELDPGYITGPLSSVWKEWVKWCIEFGIEANAIIAAPYDWRLSPSMLEERDLYFYKLKQTFETALKLRGGPSIVFAHSLGSNVFRYFLEWLKLEIAPKQYIQWLDDHIYAFFAVGAPLLGSTETVKGMLSGNTFGLPVSEGTARLMFNSFGSSLWMMPFSKYCRADAMYLKHFSGGIRKGPNAYQCEQKEFQSNYSGFSTNIINIEIPSTRGIDAYPSVSEFSQTNYSSMECGLPTQLSFSAREISDGTFFKAIEDYDSDSKRTLHQLKKSYHDDPVLNPLTPWDRPPIKNVFCIYGVDSRTEVGYYFAPSGKPYPDNWIITDVIYEIEGSLVSRSGNQVEGNPGPASGDETVPYHSLSWCKNWLGPRVNITRAPQSEHDGSDVQVELNVEHHNEDVVPNMTRSPRVKYITYYEDSESIPGKRTAVWELDKANHRNIVRSPALMRELWLQIWHDIHADSPSKFVTKAKRGPLRDDDCYWDYGKARCAWPEYCEYRAVG; encoded by the exons ATGACTAAtgacagagaaacaaagaaatcaaCCATGGGCGGAGACGAACGAGAGCACCGCCGTTTAGCGATGACACTTGCGGCAGTTCTATTCTTGGGAACATTTCAACTCGGTGAAGGAGAGTTGAAAGGAGATTATTCAAAGCTATCGGGGATAATAATCCCTGGATTCGCTTCAACTCAGTTGAGAGCTTGGTCCATTCTCGACTGCCCTTACTCTCCTCTCGATTTCAATCCCCTCGACTTGGTTTGGCTCGACACTACTAAA CTCCTCTCAGCTGTAAATTGTTGGCTTAAGTGTATGTTACTTGATCCGTACAACCAAACTGATAATCCAGAATGTAAGTCACGTCCTGATAGTGGTCTTTCTGCTATTACTGAACTTGATCCAGGTTACATTACAG GCCCTCTTTCTTCGGTGTGGAAAGAATGGGTTAAGTGGTgcattgaatttggtattgaggcTAATGCAATTATAGCTGCCCCATACGATTGGAGATTGTCACCATCAATGCTTGAGGAGCGAGACCTTTACTTTTACAAGTTAAA GCAGACATTCGAAACTGCTCTTAAACTTCGAGGGGGGCCATCAATTGTGTTTGCTCATTCATTGGGTAGTAATGTCTTCCGTTACTTTTTGGAGTGGTTAAAGCTAGAAATTGCACCAAAACAGTACATCCAATGGTTGGATGATCATATTTATGCTTTTTTTGCTGTCG GAGCTCCTCTTCTTGGTTCAACTGAGACAGTCAAAGGAATGCTTTCTGGAAACACATTTGGCCTTCCTGTTTCTGAG GGAACTGCTCGGTTGATGTTCAATTCATTTGGTTCTTCATTATGGATGATGCCATTTTCAAAGTATTGTAGGGCAGACGCCATGTATTTGAAGCATTTTTCTGGGGGAATCAGGAAGGGGCCTAATGCCTATCAATGTGAGCAAAAGGAATTTCAGTCAAATTACTCGGGTTTTTCAACTAATATAATCAACATTGAAATACCTTCAACCCGTG GGATTGACGCCTATCCATCAGTTTCAGAGTTTTCCCAGACCAACTACTCTAGCATGGAATGTGGACTCCCAACACAGTTGTCATTTTCAGCTCGTGAAATATCAGATGGGACCTTTTTCAAAGCAATAGAGGACTATGATTCAGATAGCAAGAGGACCTTGCACCAACTGAAGAA GTCATATCATGATGATCCTGTTCTGAATCCTCTTACACCATGGGATAGACCACCTATTAAGAATGTTTTCTGTATCTATGGAGTAGATTCTAGGACTGAG GTTGGTTATTATTTTGCACCAAGCGGCAAACCTTACCCTGATAATTGGATAATTACTGATGTCATCTATGAAATTGAAGGATCACTGGTCTCGCG GTCAGGGAATCAGGTTGAAGGAAATCCAGGACCTGCAAGTGGTGATGAGACA GTACCATATCATTCCCTATCTTGGTGCAAGAACTGGCTTGGGCCCAGAGTGAACATAACAAGAGCTCCACAG TCGGAGCATGATGGGTCAGATGTACAAGTGGAGTTGAATGTTGAGCATCATAATGAAGATGTAGTCCCCAACATGACAAGGTCACCTAGAGTCAAATACATAACTTACTATGAAGACTCGGAAAGCATTCCAGGAAAGAGGACAGCAGTTTGGGAGCTTGATAAAG CAAATCACAGGAACATCGTTAGATCACCAGCTCTAATGCGAGAGTTATGGCTCCAGATTTGGCATGATATTCATGCTGATTCACCATCCAAATTTGTTACAAAAG CAAAGCGAGGGCCCTTGAGGGATGATGACTGTTACTGGGACTACGGAAAAGCTCGATGTGCATGGCCTGAATACTGTGAATACAG AGCTGTAGGTTAA